Below is a genomic region from Triticum dicoccoides isolate Atlit2015 ecotype Zavitan chromosome 5A, WEW_v2.0, whole genome shotgun sequence.
AGGCGGGAGGGAAAGGAAAGGAGACGTCCAGGCAAAGCCACACTGGCTGGACATATCTCCCCGGAGGATGGGTTAGCCAAGATTTTGCTTAATAAtcagtttttggttttcttttagaGATAACAGTTATTGGTATCTCCTCCCACTAATGTAAGCACCAGTGCCAAATATAGAAGTTGACGCTGGTGGGCTGGTTAACCTAACTATCTGACCTCCCCGGCCGCCTACGTATACTGTAGCAATTGTAAGAATTTTGCTACAGAATATAAGgatctctttgattcaaaggattttcgtaGGATCTTTGAAGAATTAATCCTTAGCAATTTTTCCTATGTTgatcgtttgattcgtaggattgaatcctatagaattttttcctaaggattcatttgtactacatttcataggaattctagcatccactcaaacctcttggaAGAAATTCTTTATTTTTCCcttgacacaatcaaacaaactcaaatcctatagggatccaatggacatgccattccaatcctGCGTTTTTTCTATTCCTGTGTTtttgcaatcctatgaatcaaagaggccctaaaggATTTAGGCCTCGTGCCCCGGGTCCTAGATTCGCCACTGGCTATATGTGTTCATGTTGGGTTACGACAACTTTAGTAGATAGtttctccgtctcataatgtaagaacgTTTTTCAAAGCTAACTGATTCACaatgcaaaataggtttccaatatagCTGAGAGCAACCACAGATTAGTTATGTGTACTTACTGAGggagtatttccttccttgtactatcaAAGGATGTCTTATAAGTTATAACTCCTAAATACCAGTGTGCTTTCAGAGAACCAATGATGTGATGTGACTCATCAAGTAGCAACAGCGAGACCTTGTTATTTGCACACACGAAGGCAGGCATTTCAAATGAAATCTGGAACTGCATTTCGACTTTCGAGTACACAGCCACACAGGCGCCATTTCATCACCACTACTTGGTGATGAGATCCACTTATACATACAATGCAACAATATACACACCGACAATGTCAACCAGTTTTCATCTCTCGGATGTCTGTTTCGTGGCTCCCAGCCCATAAGCTTATTAACAATGATGATCCACAAATTGTTAGGTCCTGAAAACTAAGAGACAAGAAAGCCTGATGGTTTTGCGTGAGGTATCGCAGGCAAGTGCACAATCTTTGAAACTGAAGACCAAAGTTCTTTCtcttcccgagcctattcctaagcaACCTGAAAAGGATACAAATTAGAGAAGGATGGAGGATGTAGAAGTTAGAAATTTCCCATAGAAATTCTTATTCTAAGAAATGCAATGCAAACTAGCATCAATCATACATGCCCCATTGTCAGGGTGAAAGAAATTTTCAAAGTTCTGCGGAAGAGGAATGTTGAGATATCAAAATTGTAACTTTTCCTTCTAATCTCCTTCTATATTTTCAGCTAGAATTCTTTTTAGTagcttagtttcaataaaaagtggGTAGTGTATCAGGTGTAaagatgaacaaagtgttgttcttGTTCTACCAAAATATCCTCTACACATGAGAGTAACATATATGGACAAGATATCTATGATCTATAAGCACCGAAGCCCTTAAATGTCGCCATGATGGTATTGATGACACTGTCTATCTACTAAAAATTACAAAACTACCGAGTTCATTAGAGTGGCATGATATCAACTGGTCAATAAAATAAACCCATTTATGTTCTAAAAGCATCAAAACAACTTCTGCTTGCAGTTAAACCGTAAAAACTTATGTCACATTTCTTAATTGGCTAAAGATTCATCTTAAGCTTCGTTTGGATTCGATAACTATAGTTCAAGTGCCTAAATGCGCCCGTCGAAATAGAACATTTCCATTTTTCCACATGGTACTCCAGAAACATGCTTCTTCTCTAAGACTAAGGTCTTACTTTTGGGAAGTCAAGCAACAAAAATCAAGCAGAGCAGTGAATCTAAATGTTTTAGCAGACTGGACATGCAAGGCACTACATATCGTCATCATTCATCGAGGAAGGTGGAGAGACGGTCAATTATGAAGATGTGTTTGAGAACTATTGTCCTTATAATCGTTGTCATCAAGTTGCTCTGGCAGAGCTTAGGAGTCCAAACCTGAACCAGCATTTTGAATATCATTGTCAAGTTAGTCTTTGATTCCCCTGGCATTAGTTTTCTGTTTACATCAGAAATTCAGGATATGCAACTGATCTGAAATTTCAAAATCATATTTTGACCAAGCTTACAGCAGGCCTTAATGCAACAATAGCTCTTATAAAACAGAGCAAGTCTTGGAACAACAATGCACAGCACGTTTTTTATGCAAGACTTCTCTCAAGAATCGATATTCTCATGACTAAGTTCACGACCTTGTTAAATGAGTGCGTGTAGACTCCAGAGTCACCTTGTCCGTTCAGAATCCAAGGTTTGTTGGACACCAACTTGCAAATGCAACTCCTAGATGGGCAACTAAACTACTATGTTTGTTTTAATGGCGATAACTtgatcatgtagactgactaaatcagGTGTGCAACTCAGTGACGCCGCATTCAAATCTGAAATATGATCAAAGCAGAGTAAACAATGAAAATGCACAATAACACCACAACTCAACGATTTCTATATCAGGCAAACATCAGCAGAATTCCAGGCATGGTGCTATATGATCCACCTCCTCAAGATATACTAGCGCTTTGTAGCATCCAAACTTTAGCGTCTTATAAGCCATACTGTCAAATGACCACATGCCCAGAACTGATACATAGGAttgagttttttctttctttcgaaAAGGACACCAGATCTTACTTGAAGAGCTATGTTTAAAACATTACAAGGAACAGTTGTGATGCGGTTGAATTCCCCAAAATAAAATCCATCAGGTTCGGGTAGTAGCCACACTGCCCATCCTGAATTTTGATGTTCATTGCTTATGGAGGTACAGATTATTCAGAATTCACGCACTGCACAAACCATTTCCATAACAGGAGCACAACAAAGCTATTCCAAGCTAATTTACTAGTACGCGATAAGCAATCAGGCATGAGCTCAAAAGCAGTGAATGAGCAGCCGTGTACCTCAATCGACGTGAGGGCTGATGCCGTCCCCGTCCTCAGTGCTGCCGtagtcgccgtcgtcgtcatcctcgtcggacgatgaggaggaggaggagggggagggggagtacGGAGCTAGCAACAGCTCGGGGGCCGGGAGCAGGagcatccggcggcggcggcgaggggaggcgaAGCGGAAGGGGGCGCTGGCGGCGAGGAGGGGGACGCAGAGGCAGGCGGCGAGGCGCGCGAGGAGGTGGAGCGGCC
It encodes:
- the LOC119303686 gene encoding uncharacterized protein LOC119303686, with the translated sequence MAVRAGWVVAVARGSAAAWQRVACNPETLPPDRVLALIFCGPLHLLARLAACLCVPLLAASAPFRFASPRRRRRMLLLPAPELLLAPYSPSPSSSSSSSDEDDDDGDYGSTEDGDGISPHVD